A part of Saliniradius amylolyticus genomic DNA contains:
- the aat gene encoding leucyl/phenylalanyl-tRNA--protein transferase, translating into MTIQLYRLSNEVQFPHPSLALNDPNGLLAYGGDLSVARLVLAYQHGIFPWFSEGEPILWWSPDPRGILELDNFYASKSLRKLARSGRYSVTLNRDFKQVIRQCASVPRNDSGTWITEQMIQAYIELHKAGHSHSVEIWDGPELVGGLYGVAVGRVFCGESMFHHRSNTSKLAMLALVQHLKQAGFAFIDCQLQNDHLASLGVTEMPRQAFLVRLREAVVQSVPSHCWQPQELKIHELSAHTKL; encoded by the coding sequence ATGACCATTCAACTTTACCGACTCAGCAACGAGGTGCAGTTCCCTCACCCCTCGTTGGCACTAAACGATCCTAATGGACTGTTAGCTTACGGCGGCGACCTTAGCGTTGCCAGACTCGTGCTGGCCTACCAACATGGGATCTTTCCCTGGTTCAGTGAAGGTGAGCCCATCCTGTGGTGGTCACCGGACCCCAGGGGCATACTGGAACTGGATAACTTCTACGCCTCCAAGAGCCTGCGCAAGCTTGCCCGCTCCGGACGTTATTCAGTAACCCTAAACCGAGATTTTAAACAGGTGATTCGCCAATGCGCCAGCGTGCCCCGCAATGACAGTGGCACCTGGATTACCGAACAGATGATTCAAGCCTATATTGAGCTTCATAAGGCCGGTCACAGTCACTCGGTAGAAATATGGGACGGCCCCGAACTAGTTGGTGGCCTCTACGGTGTGGCCGTTGGCCGGGTGTTTTGCGGCGAGTCGATGTTTCATCATCGCAGCAACACCTCGAAACTTGCCATGCTGGCGCTGGTCCAACACCTTAAACAAGCCGGATTTGCTTTTATCGACTGTCAGTTACAGAATGATCATTTGGCCTCTTTGGGCGTTACGGAAATGCCAAGGCAGGCATTCTTGGTCCGTCTCAGAGAGGCTGTCGTCCAGTCTGTTCCGTCACACTGCTGGCAGCCTCAGGAGCTGAAGATCCATGAACTTTCTGCTCACACAAAACTTTGA
- a CDS encoding arginyltransferase, with amino-acid sequence MNFLLTQNFDCSYLPGRQERLAVLAPDTPGLQHSYDLLIEAGFRRGGENLYRPLCENCNACQSIRIPTARFNPSRSQKRILKRNQDISLAVSDSVQDNYYPLYERYIRQKHADGAMFPPSEEQFRGMTAPSWGRSLYLELWLDKQLVAVAITDPLADALSAIYTFYDPDCQQRSLGILAILRQIEYCQQEDVQWLYLGYQVDECNKMNYKTQFLPYQRRIDNQWHEFTKK; translated from the coding sequence ATGAACTTTCTGCTCACACAAAACTTTGACTGTAGCTATTTGCCCGGCAGGCAAGAACGCCTGGCGGTATTAGCGCCGGATACTCCCGGACTGCAGCACAGTTATGATTTACTGATTGAAGCGGGATTTCGTCGCGGCGGCGAGAACCTGTACAGGCCGCTTTGCGAGAACTGCAACGCCTGTCAGTCCATCCGCATTCCCACGGCGCGCTTTAACCCCTCACGCAGCCAGAAACGGATCCTGAAGCGCAATCAGGACATTAGCCTGGCGGTCAGCGACTCGGTGCAGGACAACTATTATCCGCTGTATGAGCGCTATATCCGACAAAAACACGCCGATGGCGCCATGTTTCCTCCCTCTGAGGAACAGTTTCGGGGCATGACCGCCCCAAGTTGGGGTCGCAGTCTTTATCTGGAGCTTTGGCTGGACAAACAGCTGGTGGCCGTGGCCATCACCGATCCCTTAGCCGATGCCCTTTCGGCCATTTACACCTTTTACGATCCTGACTGTCAGCAGCGTTCCTTGGGTATTCTGGCGATACTGCGTCAGATTGAATATTGTCAGCAAGAAGATGTCCAATGGCTGTATCTGGGCTATCAGGTGGATGAGTGCAACAAGATGAATTACAAAACTCAATTTTTGCCCTATCAGCGCAGAATTGACAATCAATGGCATGAATTTACAAAAAAATAG
- the infA gene encoding translation initiation factor IF-1 translates to MAKEDCIEMEGVVLDTLPNTMFRVELENGHVVTAHISGKMRKNYIRILTGDKVTVELTPYDLSKGRIVYRSR, encoded by the coding sequence ATGGCGAAAGAAGATTGTATTGAAATGGAAGGCGTGGTGCTGGATACGCTTCCAAATACTATGTTTCGTGTTGAATTAGAGAACGGTCACGTTGTCACCGCGCATATTTCCGGAAAAATGCGCAAAAACTATATCCGTATCCTGACCGGCGATAAGGTCACCGTTGAACTGACCCCCTATGATCTGAGCAAGGGTCGTATCGTTTACCGTTCTCGTTAA